The Clostridiisalibacter paucivorans DSM 22131 genomic sequence TAAAGAACTCTAGATTATTTAGCCTTAACAGCTTCCAATAATGAATCAGCATTATCTAATGATTCCATAAATTGTGGAATAACTGTATATAGATCTCCCACTATACCATAATCTGCTATTTCAAATATTGGAGCATTTTCATTTTTATTTATTGCAATAATAATATCTGAATCAGACATTCCAGCAACATGTTGAATAGCTCCAGATATACCACATGCAATATAAATTTTAGGTTTAACTGTTGTTCCCGTTTGTCCTACTTGATAAGCATGATCAATCCATCCTATATCTACACATGCACGAGAACTTGCTATAATGCCTCCAAGTTTATCTGCTAACTGTTTTAAAAGTTTGAAACCATCAGCATTTCCTAAACCCATACCTCCTGATACAATAATCTCAGCATCTGTTAATGATACCATCTCTTTATCAGATTTTACAACCTCTATTACCTTTGTTCGTATATCTTCATCTCTAAGTTCAAATTCAACCTCTATTATTTCACCTTTTCTATTATTATCAAATTTGGCTTTTTCCATAACCCCAGGTCTAACTGTAGACATCTGTGGACGATGATTTGGACATATTATAGTTGCCATTATGTTTCCACCAAATGCAGGTCTCGTCTGCCTAATCTTTTTATCATCAGGATCTATTTCAAGTTTTGTACAATCTGCTGTTAACCCTGTATCTACCCTTGCAGCAACTCTAGGTGCAAGGTCA encodes the following:
- a CDS encoding electron transfer flavoprotein subunit alpha; its protein translation is MAINILKDKCKGCNLCAKACPFGAITIQNKIAVIDVNKCTLCGACVSACPFEAIEKEEDKKPKKDLSGYKGVWVFAEQRNGKIMPVVIELLGEGRKLANEVDTDLCAVLVGNDVSKLADELIGYGADKVYSIQDERLEKFTTDGYTTVITQAINKYKPEIVLMGATHIGRDLAPRVAARVDTGLTADCTKLEIDPDDKKIRQTRPAFGGNIMATIICPNHRPQMSTVRPGVMEKAKFDNNRKGEIIEVEFELRDEDIRTKVIEVVKSDKEMVSLTDAEIIVSGGMGLGNADGFKLLKQLADKLGGIIASSRACVDIGWIDHAYQVGQTGTTVKPKIYIACGISGAIQHVAGMSDSDIIIAINKNENAPIFEIADYGIVGDLYTVIPQFMESLDNADSLLEAVKAK